A window of the Hypanus sabinus isolate sHypSab1 unplaced genomic scaffold, sHypSab1.hap1 scaffold_336, whole genome shotgun sequence genome harbors these coding sequences:
- the LOC132388494 gene encoding zinc finger protein 420-like encodes MAHQQVRTIEQPIICSVCGKRFTQLSSLQRHQRVHTGEKPFICSECGKGFTQSSQLQCHQRVHTGEKPFTCSVCGKGFTDPSNLQSHQRVHTGEKLFTCSECGKRFTQSSQLHSHQRVHTGERPFICSVCGKRFTHSSTLQRHQRVHTGEKPFICSECGKEFTQSSQLHSHQRVHTGEKPFTCSVCGKGFTDPSNLQNHQRVHTGEKPFSCSECGKGFTQSSQLQSHQRVHTGERPFTCSVCGKRFTQSSNLQSHQRVHTGQKPFTCSVCGKRFSELSQVQSHLRVHTGERPFTCSDCGSRFTQLSNLQRHHRVHTGEKPFICSECGKGFTQSSQLQSHQRVHTGEKPFTCSVCGKGFTDPSNLQSHQRVHTGEKPFACLECGKRFTQSSQLQRHQRVHTGERPFSCSVCGKRFTLSCNLQRHQRVHTGEKLFTCSVCGNGFTHSSNLQSHQRVHTGEKPFTCSECGKGFTQSSQLQSHQRVHTGEKPFTCSVCGKRFTHSSTLQRHQRVHTGE; translated from the coding sequence atggctcaccagcaagtTCGCACAATTGAGCAGCCgatcatctgctcagtctgtgggaagagattcactcagttatccagcctacagagacatcagcgagttcacactggggagaagccgttcatctgctcagaatgcgggaagggattcactcagtcatcccaactacagtgtcatcagcgagttcacactggggagaagccgttcacctgctcagtctgtgggaagggattcactgatccatccaacctgcagagtcatcagcgagttcacactggggagaagctgttcacctgttcagaatgtgggaagagatttactcagtcatctcaactacatagtcatcagcgagttcacactggggagaggccgttcatttgctcagtctgtgggaagagattcactcattcatccaccctacagagacaccagcgagttcacactggggagaagccgttcatctgctcagaatgtgggaaggaatttactcagtcatcccaactacacagtcatcagcgagttcacactggggagaagcctttcacctgctcagtctgtgggaagggattcactgatccatccaacctacagaatcatcagcgagttcacactggggagaagccgttcagctgttcagaatgtgggaagggatttactcagtcatcccaactacagagtcatcagcgagttcacactggggagaggccgttcacctgctcagtctgtgggaagagattcactcagtcatccaacctacagagtcaccagcgagttcacaccgggcagaagccgttcacctgctcagtctgtgggaagagattctctgagTTATCCCAAGTACAGAGtcatctgcgagttcacactggggagaggccattcacctgctcagactgtgggagcagattcactcagttatccaacctacagagacatcatcgagttcacaccggggagaagccgttcatctgttcagaatgtgggaagggattcacacagtcatcccaactacagagtcatcagcgagtacacactggggagaagccattcacctgctcagtctgtgggaagggattcactgatccatccaacctacagagtcatcagcgagttcacactggggagaagccgttcgcctgtttagaatgtgggaagagatttactcagtcatcccaactacagagacatcagcgtgttcacactggggagaggccgttcagctgctcagtctgtgggaagagattcactctgtcatgcaacctacagagacatcagcgagttcacactggggagaagctattcacctgctcagtctgtgggaatggattcactcactcatccaacctacagagtcatcagcgagttcacactggggagaagccgttcacctgttcagaatgtgggaagggatttactcagtcatcccaactacagagtcatcagcgagttcacactggggagaagcctttcacctgctcagtctgtgggaagagattcactcattcatccacacTGCAGaggcaccagcgagttcacactggggagtag